ACGACGTAGACGCCCCGCGGCACCCTTCGGCCTGCGTTGGTCGTACCGTTCCATTCCTCGCTGTAGGTGCCGGCCGGCAGGGAGCTGCTCCGGAGCGTGGTGAGCAGCCGCCCGCTCACGTCGTGGATGGTGAGGCGCGTCTCGGCGCTCTGGGCGAGGACGTAGCGGACGCGAACCCGCGCCGCCTCCGACGCTTCGACGTCGAGAGAGAATGCCGCTGTCGCTTCGCCGTCGAGGCGCACCGAGCGGGTCACCAGCGACGTGCCGTCGAGGTGCTCGAGCTCGAGCCGGTACCACGCGGTGGGCGGGAGATCGCTGTCGTCGAAGGTCGTCGTCGCCGGCTCCAGGAGACCGGACGGGCGCCGCGCGAAGGGGCCCGAGGCGGAAGGGGCGCGCTGCACGTACAGCCCACGGAGGGCGCGTCGCGCCTCCTCCGCCAGTCGCCAGGAGAGCCGCGCCCCCGTCGGAGTCCGCAGCGCCTCGATCTCCGACACGAGGACCGGCACCGTGAGCGGCGTGGTCCAGTGCACCACGCACTCTTCTGGCGTGTTCGGGTTGCCATCGCAGTCGGCGGTGACGCCATCGTACAGGATCTTGGCGCGGGCAGCGTTCTGGAGCATCGCCTGTTGGGTGGAGCCGAGAACCATCGCCATCGCCACGTGCAGCGATTCGCCTGGCGCTAGCGCCGGGAAGGGGCCGATGGAAACGAGGATGCGATAGTCAGCGTCGAATGCGGATAGGACGGGCGATCGTGGCGTTGCACCAGGCGGGGGCAGCGATGCCGGTGAAGTGCCGTTCAAGCAGGCATAGCGCTCGGCGTCGTTCGTGGGTTCTCCCCCCTGGGAGTACGCGTCGTGGCCGGAGAACATCCGAAAGTTGCGCAGGCGAAGCGCTGGCGCCGGTGCTCCCCCGCCCTCGGCGCCGAGGAAGACGAAGCCGATGTTCCCGGGCG
This sequence is a window from Candidatus Krumholzibacteriia bacterium. Protein-coding genes within it:
- a CDS encoding FlgD immunoglobulin-like domain containing protein, whose protein sequence is PGNIGFVFLGAEGGGAPAPALRLRNFRMFSGHDAYSQGGEPTNDAERYACLNGTSPASLPPPGATPRSPVLSAFDADYRILVSIGPFPALAPGESLHVAMAMVLGSTQQAMLQNAARAKILYDGVTADCDGNPNTPEECVVHWTTPLTVPVLVSEIEALRTPTGARLSWRLAEEARRALRGLYVQRAPSASGPFARRPSGLLEPATTTFDDSDLPPTAWYRLELEHLDGTSLVTRSVRLDGEATAAFSLDVEASEAARVRVRYVLAQSAETRLTIHDVSGRLLTTLRSSSLPAGTYSEEWNGTTNAGRRVPRGVYVVRLEAGGRVLTRKLLIPTRVAP